The region ATGATTAATCAAAAATTTCTCGGTTCGCAAGTAATGTGATACACAATAAAACTCGTCCGGTGGCCTATCTTCGAGTGAGCCCCATGTACAAACGTTGATGATTGATAACATAGTGTTATCGCATAGCAATCTCCAATTATTCATCAAAATAAGGTtgatagaatataaaataaaataattattcagcCCCAAAAGACTTCAATTTGCgcgttaaacaaaaaaaaaacccttgTGGTCTCATTGCCCTCTGCCGTTTCTTTACTTAGGTAATTCCCTAGCATTTGAATTTGtttcgagatttttttttattctgctTTCGGATCAAATAACTACATACTCTGTgactagatcacttggcgtttcgtACAGATATCGCATCATTGTGTTTGTGCGCTGTTTGATAGGATTATTGCCGCTGAACTATACCTTCACTCTTCACGCCAAACTTAGATAGTAGGATCCTCACCAGCCTGAAGTGTGGCGTttctcaaggaactttcttaaACGTACCACCAATTAGCGTATCATAGCAGCTGATTGGGATGGCCATTACTCAAACAGCAACACTACCTATAGTTTTAACTAAGAAAGTGTGTGTAGGTACCTATAATTTCTTGTACACGCGATAAGCTATAAGTACGTACTTCTTTcacgtaacaaaacaaaaatcaattaattcaTCATGCTATTTTGTGCattgaaagaacaatattgtacctataaaagaaggtattaaatacaaccaaagAAAACATTACTAATCGCATGTTCAATAACATtaggtaaattatttttatacaattagaaagatatttttttcatctttaaatacatattgaaatttgttatatttttatccaTTAGTTCTGGTTCAGcagataataatagtatatgTTACTAGTTGACCAACTATGAACTAACGTCaggtgcgcgcgcatcgtaaaattcactctgatatttttatatctataaaacttagtatattttttttatgaaagggacgggacgagcaggatgttcagctgatggtaattgatacgccctacccattacatttcagtgccgctcaagatttttgaaaaacccaaaaattctgagcggcactacaattgcgctcgtcaccttgagacataagatcttaagtctcatttgcccggaaAATTTTACTAGATACAGCGTCCtttacaccgaaacacagtaatgtttacatattactgcttcacggcagaaataggcgccgttgtggtacccataatctagccggcttcctgtgcaaaggagcctccaactggtacaCAAACACTTGAACTGTTGAACTGTGTATGAGTTTGTAAAGAATACTATTTTTAATCGAAATATTTTGTGACTTTTCAGAATGAATATATCAAACGCATGGAAAATGATTCTGTTgtaaaacaatacataatacCTCTTGATGTCTACAGAAAGTTCTTCAATAATTACGTAAAAGGAGTCTATGAATATGAGTACTTAAATATaaaggaataaaaaataaatcaatcttACAAAAgatgttttatttgaaattttctcttaatcgtatatttaataaaaaacacacaaaaacTTAAGTAGTAATTAACATCTAGATTTTTCAAGTGAAAACGTTCCTAATTTGAAGtaaattaacggccgttcccaatattcagtcgatctcttacttaagataaaagtcataagtatcgttgacttttccaTCCCAataaccttatccgtacacgctgtctgtcagtgagacgacatatagcttaccagcgatagaagtttgtatggaaattgcaattcatacGTCCaaatataaggcaataagaataacttattgggtatattggggcagcttcagattattgacagctaattactgacagtagaaggtagtaatttatctatatctgtaCATAGTATATTAGGAATGGCCGTTAGATAATTGAGGCTATTATGTCATCAATGTAatgtctaaaaataaataatactatcaacaaaacataaattacttaataaGGTCAATGTAACCTGTTCAAAATAACTGTAAGACCTATATGCTATGAAATTTCATTGTTACAAATCTTTTATTCACCActtgtaaaaaatgttttgtataataacataggatataatatatgCACTGTGTTACCCTCGcctataaatagaaataataatttctacAGATTACGAATGGGACCAGTTTGTACCTCTCCTAATGATGGTATGTTTATAAAATCCATACCTTAAAACTAGACAATACTTCAAATCGTTGATTTCACGTCAAAATTGtgttataaataatgttacCTTCATTGAAGGAATTTCACTAACATGATCAATGGTATAAGTTAAAATACACTTTGTACTAAAATACGAGTCATTTCCGCTGTTTTCCTTAAATAACTATTCTAGCTTATATTTAGCAGCCTCCGcttctaatttcaaaataacaGTCTTCAGATCAGTACTCTTTTCTAACTTTAAATATGATGTGTTTCTTATATTATGCATTTTCACCCACTCAGGTACTGCCtctgtcaatatatttatatctcttTGTATATCATTAGCTGATACACTGGACTTGAAGCTGTTGTCTAATTTAGAGAGTATAATGTTGAGAGCTAATACATTCTTTCTCTcagttacaaaaatatttcgtaaagtTCTTGCCAGATCTGGTAAGCGACTGTAGATAACATACTTTTGCTCTTTGTCCGAAGATCTTGTCATGGCTTCAAGAGCTTTTGCTGCTTGCTTTAATTTGACTTTCTCAAGCAGTGCTGCTGGTAATCCCGAAAGAGCTGGATTCAATAATGTTATGTTACTAGTTGAAGGTTCATTTGTTTGCAAGCCAACTGTTTTTGTATCTTTATAGCCAGTCACAGATTTTTCCTGCTCAGTCAACCCCCTAGATTTTGCTTGTGCAAGTTTCTCCAAAGCTCGCTCCATCTTGGTGTTGCATTTTAAAAGCTGTCTTGCCTTTGCAAGGACATCTTGAGCAGATGAAACTTTCTCAGGGTTAGGTGCTTCTGGTAATTTGGCACTTTCAACTTCTGGCACCTTTTCTAATTCAAATTCTGGATGCCAGCGAACTAACTTGTGGTCTGGTATTATCATGGGTGGGTCAAGAGTTGATAGATATAGACTGTGATGTTTCTTTACTAATTGCATCaaagtttcataaaaatatctacGTCTTTCTAATAATACGCTAGGGTTCATAGTCTTTATGTCATTTGGGAAATTTGGAGAGATAACCAGTTCATAAGAGTCCTTGTTTGATGATGTGCTGAAGCTTTTTATTTTCTGTACCTCGAAATGGTAAAAATCTGGCACCAAATGTTTGATTTGTGCCACATGTTTTTCTGTAAAAACTCTTTTCAACATTTCTTGAACAGACGGCTTAAGTTTGCTAAATGTCACTTTTTCATTTCTATTGTAGAGTAAAGCTATCACTGTTTCTACTGCCCTGAAAAGTTCCGCAAGGTGTCTGTACTGTTGTGGCAGAGGTAGACCAGAAGATGATACATACGCTTCATGCTTGTTATATGCAGAGACctgcaaataaaaattttaaattacttactaaataataatatactatgaAACTTTTTAGACTCTAATATATctgaagataaataaaaaagtaaaatataataaaatataacaataattaaattctatattatgtttttttgtaataaatgatatatttactAGCACATgttcaataataaatttcatgaaaatcttATAAATAAGTATTCCGATAAACCATTAAAAttgaagattattttattaataaaaaatcataaagtaaacatcatattttaaatttgttatattaccAAGTcctcataaataataaataagtccTCAGTTGGCATTCTGAAATTATACAGATGAAggaaaaaacatttgaaattacTTAATCATGATGGTTTATGACTGAAAAAATCAGTTACACACACCCACACCTCACAGTAATTGAACAAAATATAAGAGTACTCACCTTACTAGGACTTTTGGCTGGGCTTACAACAACTTTTCTTGGTGATATTAGTGATTTTTGAAGGTCTGCAGCTAAATCAACTTTTTTCTTGGGTGACAAAAGCTCATTTTGAATTAACTGTGCAAATCTCTTGTTTGGACtgaaaataaatagttataagatAACTAATTATATATGCACACAAAGTTGTGGTAACTAACTTGACCATATTTACCTCTGTGGTATGTCCACATCAATTGACTTGAAttcttttagattttttttgtcattatcCTTTAATTCTTGAATTCCCTTCGAAATTCGTTCGATTGAGGCTTTAATCTCTGCTAACCTAGAACTATTTGCAAGTTTTTTTCTTATATCTCCCAAACTGAGCTCTTTCCGAGCAACACTCGCGGATTCTACTTTATTGTTCTTTATGATATTCGAAGCACTTGACTTTTTTACGAAGGGCTGATCAACTTTATGTTCTAATGTGTCGTTAGACGATACAGATACACTGCCATCGACTGGCTTTTTCAATACCGGATTATTCACACATGAAGACTTATCGTTAAGTTTGACTGGCGCAGTTTTCTTCAAAGGTGGAATTTTTCTGCATGACTCGGTCGGTAAACTTCTTTCAATGTGAGGAATTTTGTTTTTCGAAGCCACTACATCATCAGAAGCTGGCCTTTTTCGACTATTAAAGTAATTTGTAAGGGTTGTTTGGgacatctttttttatttaaataaatcttgaATTTTATTAACTGTAACTTATTATTGTTCTGgcttaattttatacaaattaatgaaGTTACACGCCTTCTACTTTCTAGATTCCCTCCAAAAATCCATTCAGTTCTAAAATTCTTAGAGGTTTATTTGACAGTTGACATTGATagttttgattttttgtttgttttgtttatttagaGCATTAGGTAGCAAGAcgatcagctcaaaccaaaatacaataaaaacataatatttatatcatttttcatttttatttaaatattatgtagtatagTAGTTTTCGTTTGTTCCTCGTGTCAACATTATGACTGTCGCAGTTCTTAGCAAATTTGTTAACGTGCATATAAACaagtacaataaaaaataatataaatattgagatGTAAtgagtcaaaatatttaaatttcatttttggACTTCTTTATGTTGTTGTATTACTAAATGACAAAGTTCTATCAATGGACAAATTGTATTTATGGCAATAATAGCAATTTCTTAAATTCTTTTTTGTCGTTAATTTTGGTCTGTGCTCGTCATCTATGACATTTAAGAAGTAATCTAGCATCTGTTAGTCACTATTGTCACTtaatatatagtaaataataatagaagtcatgagtacttattaaattttttgagatatatttataatgcaATTTATAAATTGATTAATTTAGGAAGAAATATAGAAAATGGCACCAAAACCAATCTTAGTCAAAACAACTGAGCCTAGCAAAAGCATTTTGTTTACACCCAGTAGGGTTGTAAGTAGACCAGATAATTTGGAAGGTGGTGAAGAAACTGAGATCGCTGCTCAAATATCTGTACCTCAAGATGGTGGTTGGGGTTGGGTTGTTCTGGCTTCGGcatttatatctatttttatattggaTGGAGTTGCTTTTACTTTTGGGAGCTTACTAAATGATATGTCCTTAGACCTCAAGATAACTACATCCCTATTGCCGTTGGTGAATTCAATTTCCGTAGCCATTTATTTTATTGCGGGGCCTTTAGCCTCTGCGTTTATAAATCGATTCGGTTTTAGAGCCTGTATAATGTCCGGATCAATTATTAGTGCGTTTTCCTTACTAACATCATATTTTTCAACAAATTTTACATCACTTTGTGTTTTTTATGGATGTTTTGCTGGTTTTGGATACTGTCTTATAAATATGGCCGCATGCCTTATTGTTGGATTTTACTTCGAAAAACTCAGATCACTAGCGCTAGCCATTGCTACAACTGGATCAAGTTTTGGTGTAATGATTATGTCACCAGTGAACACGTATTTATCTAATTTGGCAGGCTGGCGCACAACCACATTATTTCATTCAGGACTGTTTggacttatattttttattggaatgaCTTTTCAACCCCTTCTTTCTTTAACTGTTATGAAGACTACAGACGATCCAACGCGAACTGTTACTTATTTACCTAATTTATCAACAGCGGGCTTAAAGTCGCATACAAAGTCAAAAACAGAAGGCTTGGTGCCAACTGCAACAGAACGATTGTTTGGCGCTGCTTCTAACTTGAACTTTCCAACTGCTGCCGCTGTTGTAGATGACAGCGTGCATGGAACAACTTCTCAACCTGGGCCATCTACGGCAGCAGTGTCTAAATTAACTTTGACCGCAAATACACCGCAAGCTGGTATAAGTCCAAGGCAACTAAAGCAAGTACAATCGATTATATCAAAACCGAACCTTAATGATAAGAACAAAAAGGCAGTAGAATTAACTGTTAATATTGAGTCATCAAAGACGACAGGTTGCTGTGGACGATTATGTCAATGGGATGAACATATTCCACAGTCAAGACCGATGTATAGAGATGATGCGTTTTATGAAGGAAAATTAGAAAAATTGCCTGCTTATCAGAAAAGTATGCTTGAAACTCCAACAGAAGGAAAAACAGGACTTGAATATCAATTGGCTGTGTCAAGGGCGGCAACTGCTGTTGACTTACGTGAACGCAGAGGTGTTTTTACAACTGCCGCGAGGCGGGTTTTAGCCACTATGATGGGACCAAAATTGTTGAAAAAGAAgtcatttttatgtttatgcATGGCAGGTTTATTAGTGTATGTTGGATTTTTAGTTCCATATGTTTATATTCAAATGAGAAATGAAATGGAAGGTATACCCGCCAAAGACTGTTCCTTATTTGTTAGTGTGATTGGACTTTCCAATGCTGCTGGGAGAATCATATTGGGTGCAATAGCTTGTAAGATGGAACCCgtaaatttatttagtatatCGATGTTGATTGCCGGTGCTAGTAcgattttatcaaatttttctTTCACTTTATATGCTCAATATTTGTATTGCTTtctttttggattttttatttcatgtatGGCATCTTTACGTAGCACAATAATTGTATCCATATATGGATTGGATAACTTAACAAATGCCACAGGAATAATGTTATTGTTTCAAGGCTTAGGTAGTTTATTTAGTACACCACTTGCAGGGgtgttaaaagatttttttggtttttctgcTGCCTTTATTAACGCGggtgcatttataatattaggtgGACTGATAATCTtaccaattaaaaaattcgCACGTGAAGAGCGTGACAAAGAAACAAATACATCccgaaataaataatgattagcAAAATAGATTGTTTACTATATAagagaatattttattgattactttttgtataaattatgatTCTTAAATAAAGCGATAAACCTAcctttttaattattcttattattatttatctttattatcttATGCCATAATTAAGTATGTATTAGATATACGTATCAATCTAAAAACGTACTACCtactaaatgtaaataaatagcgACAATTTACAAAGAGCAACAGTCTGAGTCACTACTCAGTAGTATCCTATTTGGCAAACCCACTGGTTTGCCATACTTGCGTATGGGCATAATTTTGaggattttatttaacaatttaggAGAGAACAATAAAATCTGTAAGTAAAGACTGTCCGCGCTCTCAGTGTTCACATGTCATGTAGGTATATTTGTAAAAAACGATAATAGCAGTAAAACGAGTAAGCCCATAAGTGagtaagttaatattatgtcaaagctatatttttttgtaccCACGAAACAAAAATACCAAAACTTTAGAATTTTGGTATTCTTGTAAAACGAAGCATATTGTTCAAGTGGTGACCGGGAGTTAGTTAGGCAattgttacaatatatattaaaacccCGCACCCTCATTGTATGAATCATTGAAATTTCAGTgacttaattatttgtattgcaaatatatagatatttatatgtCAAAAAATGCAGCTCAGGATAAATAATCACGAATAtgttatatactaaaaccttctcagaagcacgctgcatcttatggtgtaggtaggtattattcctTTCGTTTCAGTAGTTTTCAGTTTACCTGAAGGAAAACCGGCtgttcatttattattacaatatagaTTGTTAAGGTACATACTATGTCGTCGTAGTGCTCGTGCCCAAGAGGTCACACGGTCACAGAAGCCCCGCGCAGAATGTCGCGTTCGAGTAGTCGAAATATATTGTTCGAAAACAATAtatgtttttgaagtaatacttcttttggcTCGTTAGGGAAAATTATATGAGGTATTTTTTACGATACGCGCCCACATCTTCACGCAAACTCGACACCCTGATGTTAGCTGGTCGACTAGACCACTTGTGTCATAATTCAGCTACTAAGCCTCtagtaactcatatgtctactgaaccacaacccatggacgagaattaaatgaatttcaataattgacgagaaacttctttagaatcgttgtgattagAAACTAGATGAAACGAATAAGCGAggcgatagagacacaaacaggtaaagGTATAGGATTCAGCCGACGAGAGAATGAGCTAGAAAACATTACACATTCTCGGtttctaaaaatgatttaaagcgacggtaaaaagagacagacacataaattcataagatttaaagtTGGAGAAAATGCTATGATAGGTTAAAATGTGTTTGGTACCCAAGCTATCATCGTTGAAGAAGACATTGCCTTatatatgacgcgagtataccgtaataatatattttgacgtcatgcgcacaacATATTagtacatagacaccaggagaatatAAACATGGTAGCGgttatagattatatatatctttcatagcggttgaaattatGTGTCATCATaccaacatgtaccaggacttcatatgcagtttagaggcttaatattaattattttgcatcggatacagcaCTTCCATTGATTGAGTTggacgccaaatttaatttgaaaaggtGCAGCAGTTGCACTGCATCAACAACAcgatcaaaaacagtaattgatgCAGTATTCCAAAGATACATTGACCATATTAAgaacaaagtatttatttcatactttagtcaCCATAAgcatcattttaattttaaatttgtctcattatcttgaagccaaaattttagatggtttcacttctaccacataTGAGTTTCACACctgtttttttcaatttatatatgttgtaaaataataaaaaaaatctctctgattgtataaaaataattaaatgatattttattacacgACATTTACTAACTAAATtatgcaatataataatattatcattctttgtatttaataccttctttattacagtATTGTGTTTTCTACATAactaaaatagcacgaggaaaaagtttttttaaacgatttttcttttattacgcCAAAAAAGAATAATTTCTTGCATACGTACATACTCCATaggtacacacacttttttaattcaataagtaTATTCTAATcaataatttgatgtgtttttaataacttttaggatgtaaaaaatcaaattcaagtatttttacAAATCACGCATACATAGCTTATTGTCTGTCTACGGTTGTTCAGCATGGCAACATTGCTAATTTCATGTCCGAACGCATTTTGTTCTGTCTGCGACCGGCCGCCATACTCAAACAAAAAGATTGTGAGATGAAAAGATAAATTTCCATAGGTCGATACTGGTTGAAAGTTTTGTAAATATCTAAATGAGTTCTAAATTAGATGTTAACAGGAGAGTTCTCGCCATCCAGGCGAAAAAGAAACGTCATAAATTAGGAAAGAAAAAAAACCGAGAGGAGGATCACGGCTCTGGACAAGGGAACGGGCTGCGTAATCAGAACCAAAATCGTCTGGAACCAACTCATAGCTCTTCCAATGAAACGATTGAAGAAGACGATGACGAACAATACGCCAGTGACGACGAGGAACAGGAAGATAGTGCAGACTACTGCAAGGGTGGTTATCATCCTGTGAAAATTGGAGATTTATTCCTGAATCGTTACCACGTCACTAGGAAATTGGGATGGGGCCACTTCTCAACAGTGTGGTTATGTTGGGATCTCATTGATAAACGATTCACAGCTCTCAAAGTAGTCAAATCTGCACCACATTTTACTGAAACAGCTTTAGatgaaattaaaattcttaAAGCTGTTAGAGACAGTGATCCCTCCGATCCGAAACGGAATAAAACAGTTCaattattaaatgattttaaaattactggTGTTAATGGCACCCATGTTTGTATGGTTTTTGAAGTCTTAGGTCATCATCTTCTAAAGTTGATACTGAAGTCTAATTATAGAGGAATCCCGCGTGAAAATGTTAAAATGATAATCCATCAAGTCTTAGAAGGCTTAGATTATCTTCATACGAAGTGTAAGATAATTCACACTGATATTAAGCCAGAAAATGTGTTAGTATGTGTTGATGAGTCTTATATTCGTAAGTTGGCAGCAGAGGCGACAGAATTACATTCTTTGGGCCTCAGATTACCTCACTCTCTTATAAGTACAGCCCCTAAGGAATTTCAAGAACAAGTTGTCACAGGTAAAATGagcaaaaataaaaagaaaaaattaaagaaaaaagctAAGAGACAGTCTATGTTATTAAAGAAGCAAATGGAACAAATTGAGGAAATTGAAGAACAAAAAAAGGTTACAAACAACAGTGAGTCAGCACCCATGTCTCAGGATAATGATGATTCCTCTCAGACACCTGAGGATGTAAGTGTTATTGATACTCGGTCTGATAATGATACCAACATTAATGGGTGCAATGACTTGCAAACAGCTGAAGAAGAAGCTTTCGATACCGATGCTGAAGCAGTGCAAGTGAGGAGCAAGCAGTATGGTTGTGGTGATGATGCTGGAACTCCAATGTCAGAAGGTGAAATGACTGATACTCCACCATCATTTAACTCCCAACTGAAATCTATGGAAAAGAAACCTGATCCTGCTTTTGATGTTTGTGATGTAGAAGTAAAAATTGCAGACTTGGGAAATGCATGTTGGGTTCACCGCCATTTTACTGAGGACATTCAAACCAGACAATATAGATCTTTGGAAGTATTGTTAAGTTCAGGTTATGGTACTTCAGCTGATATTTGGAGTACGGCTTGTATGGCGTTTGAATTAGCTACAGGTGACTATCTTTTTGAACCACACTCCGGAGAAGGCTACACACGGGATGAGGATCATTTAGCTCATATTATTGAGCTACTTGGTGACATTCCGAAAAGGATTGCAGCTTctggaaaatattccaaaatgtatttcaataaaaaggGAGAGCTAAGAAATATAACTGGCTTAAAGCCTTGGGGTCTAGTCTCTGTTCTAACTGAGAAATATGAATGGTGTCAGAAGGATGCAGAAGAGTTTGCAGATTTCTTAAAACCAATGTTAGATTTTGATCCTAACCGTCGAGCAACTGCATACGAGTGCCTTCAACACCCATGGCTGAAACCAGCCCAGCAAGAACAAAAGGATCCAGAAAATATATGAAGCTGCTCTCTGTTATAAGTATgactgttataattattaaattattagtgtCAACTTACTAAGAATTTCAGATTTGTGTTTTAATCAGTTTGTTTGAGAATGGATTCAGTTGTTACTTATATTGTTGGCTATCCTTAATTCCATGAATATAGAAACAATGCTGTTAAAGagattaagtatattataatgtagcAATGTATAAAATACATCTGCTGCTGAGAAATTAGCATTTTCAAAGGCAAGCATTATTggcaatcataataatataacaccaAATTATATGTACAGATAGCTAGTAGTGTAAATTGTGATGTATGATGATAGACAATATAGGCTTTGTCACTCTTTTAGGAATTTATTAGTTGATATAGCATTGCACTAAAGTTGTAAGTAATATGAGAAACCATAAGAAGTCATGCATGTGTACTAATGTGTAGCCATTCAAGTAAAAGTATGTCAGATagattaagtttgtttttatcATTATCACAAAAATCTCATTATGTAAACTAGGATCTAAGACAGTATTTGTAATACAAGATTCCGAGACTGCCTTTTTATATATGAATTGACTtgcttaaattttaaatgagtGGCCGATTCTAATTTTGATAGGCAGTGTGATACAAAGACCTTAACCAGTTGAtagagtaataatatttaaattagattttgatttaaatgaccattatttgtattattatgtcTGCAAatttacatgaataaagttatgaaaCGAGCTTGTTATTATGGGTTTTTAATCTacctttttttttgattatatgagcagaacattcagctgatggtaacttgcactgcccattccaatgcagtgcacctcaggattcttgaaaataccaAAAACTAAAGTTGAtacacattattgtgtttgggtgcAACAGGATGTTAAAAGTGGATATTGTCTGATTTCTATGACTATGAGGCATATTGTTAAGATATAGAGTTGTAAACAAGTATTAACAATTGGGCTGTTACATGTGAGACTGTCACGCTCACATAAGcacatacaataa is a window of Leptidea sinapis chromosome 26, ilLepSina1.1, whole genome shotgun sequence DNA encoding:
- the LOC126972448 gene encoding DNA replication factor Cdt1-like; translated protein: MSQTTLTNYFNSRKRPASDDVVASKNKIPHIERSLPTESCRKIPPLKKTAPVKLNDKSSCVNNPVLKKPVDGSVSVSSNDTLEHKVDQPFVKKSSASNIIKNNKVESASVARKELSLGDIRKKLANSSRLAEIKASIERISKGIQELKDNDKKNLKEFKSIDVDIPQSPNKRFAQLIQNELLSPKKKVDLAADLQKSLISPRKVVVSPAKSPSKVSAYNKHEAYVSSSGLPLPQQYRHLAELFRAVETVIALLYNRNEKVTFSKLKPSVQEMLKRVFTEKHVAQIKHLVPDFYHFEVQKIKSFSTSSNKDSYELVISPNFPNDIKTMNPSVLLERRRYFYETLMQLVKKHHSLYLSTLDPPMIIPDHKLVRWHPEFELEKVPEVESAKLPEAPNPEKVSSAQDVLAKARQLLKCNTKMERALEKLAQAKSRGLTEQEKSVTGYKDTKTVGLQTNEPSTSNITLLNPALSGLPAALLEKVKLKQAAKALEAMTRSSDKEQKYVIYSRLPDLARTLRNIFVTERKNVLALNIILSKLDNSFKSSVSANDIQRDINILTEAVPEWVKMHNIRNTSYLKLEKSTDLKTVILKLEAEAAKYKLE
- the LOC126972604 gene encoding monocarboxylate transporter 7-like — encoded protein: MAPKPILVKTTEPSKSILFTPSRVVSRPDNLEGGEETEIAAQISVPQDGGWGWVVLASAFISIFILDGVAFTFGSLLNDMSLDLKITTSLLPLVNSISVAIYFIAGPLASAFINRFGFRACIMSGSIISAFSLLTSYFSTNFTSLCVFYGCFAGFGYCLINMAACLIVGFYFEKLRSLALAIATTGSSFGVMIMSPVNTYLSNLAGWRTTTLFHSGLFGLIFFIGMTFQPLLSLTVMKTTDDPTRTVTYLPNLSTAGLKSHTKSKTEGLVPTATERLFGAASNLNFPTAAAVVDDSVHGTTSQPGPSTAAVSKLTLTANTPQAGISPRQLKQVQSIISKPNLNDKNKKAVELTVNIESSKTTGCCGRLCQWDEHIPQSRPMYRDDAFYEGKLEKLPAYQKSMLETPTEGKTGLEYQLAVSRAATAVDLRERRGVFTTAARRVLATMMGPKLLKKKSFLCLCMAGLLVYVGFLVPYVYIQMRNEMEGIPAKDCSLFVSVIGLSNAAGRIILGAIACKMEPVNLFSISMLIAGASTILSNFSFTLYAQYLYCFLFGFFISCMASLRSTIIVSIYGLDNLTNATGIMLLFQGLGSLFSTPLAGVLKDFFGFSAAFINAGAFIILGGLIILPIKKFAREERDKETNTSRNK
- the LOC126972447 gene encoding SRSF protein kinase 3-like; translated protein: MSSKLDVNRRVLAIQAKKKRHKLGKKKNREEDHGSGQGNGLRNQNQNRLEPTHSSSNETIEEDDDEQYASDDEEQEDSADYCKGGYHPVKIGDLFLNRYHVTRKLGWGHFSTVWLCWDLIDKRFTALKVVKSAPHFTETALDEIKILKAVRDSDPSDPKRNKTVQLLNDFKITGVNGTHVCMVFEVLGHHLLKLILKSNYRGIPRENVKMIIHQVLEGLDYLHTKCKIIHTDIKPENVLVCVDESYIRKLAAEATELHSLGLRLPHSLISTAPKEFQEQVVTGKMSKNKKKKLKKKAKRQSMLLKKQMEQIEEIEEQKKVTNNSESAPMSQDNDDSSQTPEDVSVIDTRSDNDTNINGCNDLQTAEEEAFDTDAEAVQVRSKQYGCGDDAGTPMSEGEMTDTPPSFNSQLKSMEKKPDPAFDVCDVEVKIADLGNACWVHRHFTEDIQTRQYRSLEVLLSSGYGTSADIWSTACMAFELATGDYLFEPHSGEGYTRDEDHLAHIIELLGDIPKRIAASGKYSKMYFNKKGELRNITGLKPWGLVSVLTEKYEWCQKDAEEFADFLKPMLDFDPNRRATAYECLQHPWLKPAQQEQKDPENI